In Chryseobacterium scophthalmum, the genomic stretch AAAAGCAGTCCTTTGTATTTTATTATAAATTTAACCTTATAAAGGTCTTTCGTTATCAACTTTTTGAGTAGAAAGCTTAAACTGAATATCCATTTCGTCTTTGATGAAATAATCTTTCAAAGAATTCTGGTAAACAATTTTGAAATCTTTTCTGTTTAAAGAGAATTTTGAAGACTCAATTTCTACTGTAAACTGCGTAATGTGTGCGTTTGCAGGGAAAGAAATTGTTTTTCTGATATTCTTGATCGTAATATCACCTACAATCGTAGAATTGTACTCGCTGTTTGCAAGAGGGATGATTTTCTTTAAGTGAAACTTCGCTGTAGGGAATTTTTTAACTTCAAAGAAATTGGTTCCTTTCAATTCGTTGGTCAATTTCACCTGATCGTCACCAGAAACATCTGCAACAACAAGACTTCTCATATCGATTACAAACTCACCGTCTACCAAAACCGTTTTATCGAAATTAAACTTACCACTTTTCAGTTTTAGACTTCCGTAGTGAGACGAAGCTTTAGTTTTTACCACTTTATGTCCCCACCATTTGATCTCGGATGTTATCACTTTCGAAACCTTATCTCCTTTTTTCTGAGCAAAAACTAATGATATGCTTGCACACATCATAACAAACAATAGTAATCTTTTCATTATATTTTATTTACAATTCAACAAAAATAAAAAAAAGTGTAGAACTTCTACACTTTTAATAATATTTTTTTGAATAAATTATTTCGCGCTCACCTTAACGGTCATTTCTATCTCATCTTTCACAAAAACATCTTTCATTGAAGATTTGTAAGCTACATCAAATTTTTGTCTGTCGAAAGAGAATTTATTTGAAGTTAAAGTAACTATTCCGTCTTTCACTGTAACGTTTGCAGGGAAAGAAACCGGGTTTGTTTTACCTTTTACTGTAAGATCACCTGTAACTGTACGGTTGTACATTTTATCGTTGTTTTTCTTTACTGAAGTAATTTTGAAAGCCGCAGTGGGGAATTTTTCAATTTCAAAGAAATCTCCGTTTTTAAGGTGACCGTTTAATTTCCCTTGCATTTCTCCTGAAACATCCGTTGCGTTGATAGAATTCATATCTAAAACAAAAGAACCCCCTGTGATTTCGTTTCCTTTCATTACGATATTTCCAGATTTTACAGTAATGGTACCGTCGTGAGAACTTGCCTGAGATTTAGCAACTTTATATCCCCACCAGTGAACATCAGAGCTTACTACTTTTTTTGCCTGCCCGAAAGCTAATCCACTAGCTAAAACTGCTAATAAGAATATTTTTTTCATTGTAAATTTTTAAATGTTTATTAACGCTGCAAATTTAATTATCTTATTTAATAATCCATCTTGATGTACATCAATAAAAATCTTTTTTGACATGAATAAAATCAGGCATAAAAAAACTCCGAATTTCTTCGGAGCTTATATTTATTCTGTAAAATAGGCGGTGTAAAGTGCCGCACCATTAATACTTGTACTTTCTGTATTAACTACATAAATAGGAATGTTCTTCAACATATCTTCCATCTTATCACTGATCTTGAATTTCTCATAGAATTTATCTTTGTCGATATATTCTCTTATGATCTGCGGAATATCTCCTGCAATCAGCAATCCACCTGTAGCTTTCAACTTTAAAGTAAGGTTGTTGGCTTCTCTTGCCAAAAACTCCAGGAACGTGTCTAAAGCAATTCTACAAATCAACGCATCTTCATGCATTGCTGCTTTGTAGATTTCTTCTGTAAAGTTTCCATTTGCCAAACGCTCAGAAAGCCATTCCGGTTCAGGATGCCTTTTTACATCTCTCAAAAATCGGTAGATATTAAATAAACCTGTTTTTGAAAGTACATTTTCCCAGCTTACAATTCCGTAGATATTATTTAAAAACTGATAAAATTCTACCTCAACATTGGTTCTTGGTGAAAACTCTGAATGCCCTCCTTCCGTTGCAAAAGGTCTTAAATATTTTCCGTCAAAAAAATATCCTGCTTCTCCCAAACCGTTTCCGGGTGCAAGAATAGCAACATTTCCTTTTTCAAGATGACCGCTTGTGTAGATTGCATCCAAATCAGAATCATCCAAAAGACCAATTCCATAAGCAGAAGCTTCCTGGTCATTCAGCATATCTACTTTCTCAAAACCAAATTTGCTGCGATATTCTTCTACATCTAAACTCCAGTTTTTCAAACGTGCAGGATGACTTTTACCATCTATTACAGGTCCCGGAACCGAAATCCCAAGTCGCTGAACATTTTCAAGCTGAGAATCCTGAATAAACTTCGAAAGAACATCTGAAAAAGATGCATATTCTTTGGTAGGATAATTATTTTTAAATTTAAGTTCTATCCCGGAATTTCCTGAAATATAGTACGCAATCGTAGTTACGTCTTCTCTCAAATTAGCTCCGATAATAGAAATATTATCATTATTGGTATTTTTAACTCCCGGTAAATAGAGAGGAAATTTTGGATTTAAATTCATAATCGCAAATTTTATCAAATATAATAATTGTTTTGGTATTTTTTGTATGGGAACAAAAAACCTTTTCAAAAACTCGAAAAGGTTTGGTTGATAACTGATTATATTTTTGTATTTATTTTCCTAAAGGAATATTGTACGAAAATCCGGCTCCGATGCTTCCCACATTATAGTCCTGAGAAGCTGGTGATGCGATATCTCCGTTGCTTCCTGCAAAAACTTTTTGGTATTGTACATAGAAATTCCAGTCTCTGTTGTGATATCCGATTTCCGGTTTAAGATAAAAACCACCATCTGGTCTGTTTACTGTAGAATTGGTTGCAACTTTCTCATCACCTACTAAAAATCCATATCCTAAATCGGCTCCGAAATAAAATCCTGTCTGTTTAGGATACACTCTGAAAAGAGCTGCTACAGGAATTACCCCAACATCGTTATTATTATATCCGTTGTTATCTTTTCCAAAATAATGAGTATAACCCGTTGCGATACCTAAACCAAAACCTGGAGTGATAAGATTTTGATACGCTACATCTACACCTACTGCAGCAGAAACGTTATCTGAAGGAACAGCAATACCTGCAGTTGCTCCTACTTTGATCATATTATTCATCTGAGCACTTTGCGCACTTACTAAACCGGCTGTTAAAATTCCAGCTGCTAAAATGGTTTGTTTAAACATTTTCATAACTCTGATTTTTTTAAATTTTACTACAAGGGCAGATGTAAAAATCATGCCAAAATAATTCACACTTCTTAACACGAAAGCCTAAACATTTCATAAAATAATGAAAATCAACTATTTAAAATTACAAATATTTAAATAGTTGTTTAACTTTACATGAAGGCAAACAATAAATCAACATTAATATTTGTTTATACTGTTTAACCTCATCTTTATTTCATCATCAAAAAACAAAATCAGGATTATGGCTACTTCATTTATCAATAACAAACATCTTCTTTGGCGTGCTGGTTTCGGACCTGAAATTGAGCAGGTAAATGATTTGAAAACTAAAAACATCAAAACGATTTTGAAAGAAGTGTTTAATGAAGAAACCTTCTCTCCTATTGTTTATGAAACTCCCGACATTGAACCCATTGAATACACAGACCCAAAAGCGACAGCCGAACAGAAAAGAGAAATTCAAAAAATAAATCAGAAGCAAAACAACGAACTGAACCTTAACTTTCTAAAAAAAATGACCGATAGCAAAGAACAATTACGGGAAAAAATGGCTTTTTTCTGGCACGGACATTTTGCCACGAGAATCAATAATCCGAAATTCAATCAACAGCTTTTGAATACAATTCGGGAAAAATCTATGGGGAATTTTAAAGATTTACTGTTTGAAGTGAGCCGCTCTCCTGCAATGCTTAGTTTTTTAAATAATCAACAGAATAAAAAAGATCATCCCAACGAAAATTTCGCCCGTGAAGTGATGGAGTTATTTACAATGGGTCGTGGAAATTATACCGAAAAAGATATTCGGGAAGCTGCAAGAGCTTTTACAGGATGGGGTTATGATAAAGAAGGAAATTTTAATGAAAGAAAAAAACTTCACGACACCGACACAAAAACTTTTCTTGGAAAAACCGGAAACTTTACCGGAGACGATATTTTAAATATCATTTTAGAGCAAAAATCTACTGCAGAGTTTATTACAACA encodes the following:
- a CDS encoding YceI family protein, producing MKRLLLFVMMCASISLVFAQKKGDKVSKVITSEIKWWGHKVVKTKASSHYGSLKLKSGKFNFDKTVLVDGEFVIDMRSLVVADVSGDDQVKLTNELKGTNFFEVKKFPTAKFHLKKIIPLANSEYNSTIVGDITIKNIRKTISFPANAHITQFTVEIESSKFSLNRKDFKIVYQNSLKDYFIKDEMDIQFKLSTQKVDNERPL
- a CDS encoding YceI family protein, with product MKKIFLLAVLASGLAFGQAKKVVSSDVHWWGYKVAKSQASSHDGTITVKSGNIVMKGNEITGGSFVLDMNSINATDVSGEMQGKLNGHLKNGDFFEIEKFPTAAFKITSVKKNNDKMYNRTVTGDLTVKGKTNPVSFPANVTVKDGIVTLTSNKFSFDRQKFDVAYKSSMKDVFVKDEIEMTVKVSAK
- a CDS encoding glucokinase, whose translation is MNLNPKFPLYLPGVKNTNNDNISIIGANLREDVTTIAYYISGNSGIELKFKNNYPTKEYASFSDVLSKFIQDSQLENVQRLGISVPGPVIDGKSHPARLKNWSLDVEEYRSKFGFEKVDMLNDQEASAYGIGLLDDSDLDAIYTSGHLEKGNVAILAPGNGLGEAGYFFDGKYLRPFATEGGHSEFSPRTNVEVEFYQFLNNIYGIVSWENVLSKTGLFNIYRFLRDVKRHPEPEWLSERLANGNFTEEIYKAAMHEDALICRIALDTFLEFLAREANNLTLKLKATGGLLIAGDIPQIIREYIDKDKFYEKFKISDKMEDMLKNIPIYVVNTESTSINGAALYTAYFTE
- a CDS encoding DUF1800 domain-containing protein, producing MATSFINNKHLLWRAGFGPEIEQVNDLKTKNIKTILKEVFNEETFSPIVYETPDIEPIEYTDPKATAEQKREIQKINQKQNNELNLNFLKKMTDSKEQLREKMAFFWHGHFATRINNPKFNQQLLNTIREKSMGNFKDLLFEVSRSPAMLSFLNNQQNKKDHPNENFAREVMELFTMGRGNYTEKDIREAARAFTGWGYDKEGNFNERKKLHDTDTKTFLGKTGNFTGDDILNIILEQKSTAEFITTKIYTFFVNEKPDSNRIKNLSEDFYQSGYDIKKLMSEIFSSSWFYDKKNIGNRIKSPTELFAGMMRILPMNIQNPENITVYQKLLGQMLLYPPNVAGWPNGKSWIDSSTLMLRLQIPQIWSGLRPMEYSAKEDDDMEMGMKSREALNKSFKNPNIIIDWTKVDQALTQKKAEDYLIVNSESLDMDIVNQFSDKSIKMNVINLMSTPEYQLM